The following proteins are encoded in a genomic region of Rubrobacter xylanophilus DSM 9941:
- a CDS encoding non-heme iron oxygenase ferredoxin subunit, with amino-acid sequence MREAMAEFHKIARADEVPPGEVKQYTVEGRPVALCNVGGELYAFEDICTHQYAHLSEGKLEDALIRCPLHGATFDVRTGEAKSLPAVKPVPTHTVRVEDGFVYVALNPKQVKVGRRRRGRGRR; translated from the coding sequence TTGAGAGAGGCGATGGCCGAGTTCCACAAGATAGCCCGCGCGGACGAGGTGCCCCCCGGCGAGGTCAAGCAGTACACGGTCGAGGGGAGGCCCGTGGCGCTGTGCAACGTGGGCGGCGAGCTGTACGCCTTCGAGGACATCTGCACCCACCAGTACGCCCACCTCAGCGAGGGCAAGCTGGAGGACGCCCTGATCCGATGCCCCCTCCACGGGGCCACCTTCGACGTGCGGACGGGGGAGGCGAAGAGCCTGCCGGCGGTGAAGCCGGTCCCCACCCACACGGTCCGCGTGGAGGACGGCTTTGTCTACGTGGCCCTCAACCCGAAGCAGGTAAAGGTGGGCAGGAGGAGAAGGGGCCGCGGGAGGAGGTAG
- a CDS encoding BMP family lipoprotein, which translates to MLAAALLALAAACGGGGGGGEQQGGGGGGGEAEVRPAMVTDVGGLGDQSFNDSAYRGLKRAGEEFGVKVEVLESNAPTDYVNNLSQLAESGYSPVFAIGFLMTDAVTEVSQQFPDTQFAIVDSVVEQPNVASLVFREQEGSYLAGVVAGLMTQEETPYTNPDDKVVGFLGGQESDLIRKFQAGYEAGVEAACPDCEVLVQYAGTTPEAFNDPARGKEIALQQINEGADIIYHASGATGAGLFEAAREQKIFAIGVDSDQAKLFPDAPILTSVVKRVDNAVFQTIEAARGGEFPGGEVQEFGLEDGGLSLAPFYRFDRFVPQKVKDEVDRAREGIISGEIKVPEKPQ; encoded by the coding sequence GTGTTGGCAGCCGCGTTGCTAGCTCTCGCCGCGGCCTGCGGCGGCGGAGGCGGCGGGGGCGAGCAGCAGGGCGGAGGCGGCGGGGGAGGAGAGGCCGAGGTGCGCCCGGCGATGGTCACCGACGTCGGGGGGCTCGGCGACCAGAGCTTCAACGACTCCGCCTACCGGGGCCTCAAGAGGGCCGGCGAGGAGTTCGGGGTGAAGGTCGAGGTGCTGGAGTCCAACGCCCCCACCGACTACGTGAACAACCTCTCGCAGCTCGCCGAGTCCGGTTACAGCCCGGTCTTCGCCATCGGCTTTCTGATGACCGACGCGGTCACCGAGGTCTCCCAGCAGTTCCCGGACACCCAGTTCGCCATCGTGGACTCGGTTGTGGAGCAGCCGAACGTGGCGAGCCTGGTCTTCCGGGAGCAGGAGGGGAGCTACCTGGCCGGGGTGGTCGCGGGGCTCATGACCCAGGAGGAGACCCCCTACACCAACCCCGACGACAAGGTGGTCGGCTTTCTCGGCGGGCAGGAGTCCGACCTCATCCGCAAGTTCCAGGCGGGGTACGAGGCGGGGGTAGAGGCGGCCTGTCCGGACTGCGAGGTGCTGGTGCAGTACGCCGGGACCACCCCCGAGGCGTTCAACGATCCGGCGCGGGGCAAGGAGATCGCGCTGCAGCAGATCAACGAGGGGGCGGACATCATCTACCACGCCTCCGGGGCCACGGGCGCGGGGCTCTTCGAGGCGGCGCGGGAGCAGAAGATCTTCGCCATCGGCGTGGACTCCGACCAGGCCAAGCTCTTCCCCGACGCCCCCATCCTGACCTCGGTGGTCAAGCGGGTGGACAACGCGGTCTTCCAGACCATAGAGGCGGCCAGAGGCGGCGAGTTCCCCGGCGGCGAGGTGCAGGAGTTCGGCCTGGAGGACGGCGGGCTCAGCCTCGCCCCCTTCTACCGCTTCGACCGCTTCGTGCCCCAGAAGGTCAAGGACGAGGTGGACCGGGCCCGCGAGGGGATAATCAGCGGCGAGATAAAGGTCCCCGAGAAGCCGCAGTAG
- a CDS encoding helix-turn-helix domain-containing protein, with translation MELPHLRDLRLRAVMSQEELARRSGVARDTISKLETGKRRAYPSTVRKLAEGLEVEPQALVGEALPAEREGQGEAGF, from the coding sequence ATGGAGCTGCCGCATCTGCGGGATCTCAGGCTGCGGGCGGTGATGAGCCAGGAGGAGCTGGCCCGGCGCAGCGGGGTGGCGCGGGACACCATCTCCAAGCTGGAGACGGGTAAGCGCAGGGCCTACCCGAGCACGGTACGCAAGCTGGCGGAGGGGCTGGAGGTGGAGCCGCAGGCGCTGGTCGGGGAGGCGCTCCCGGCGGAGCGGGAGGGGCAGGGGGAGGCCGGCTTCTGA
- a CDS encoding ABC transporter ATP-binding protein yields MRGITKTFGAVRANDGISISLRRGEVLGILGENGAGKSTLMKILYGLYSPDAGEIFLDGERAEIKDPKDAVERGIGMVHQHFTLIPPLTVAENIVLGAEPRRGLAVDLQRAVRETGELCERYGLRVDPRARVADLSVGEQQRVEILKALYREARILVLDEPTAVLTPQETEDLFSTLKELVASGLSIILITHKLGELLGVSDRITIIRDGRVVDTVPAARTDERELARLMVGREVLLRVEKEEAEPGGVRLQAEGLVVRSSRGTVAVRGVSLEVRGGEILGIAGVDGNGQTELAEALAGTRPAEGGAVRLDGEDVTRLGAKARKRRGLAYVPEDRMAKGLVPDFALYENHALKTYDEPPYASRWGWLRPAAMRRRAAEALRAFDVRPPDPDLPARSLSGGNQQKAILARELSGDPGVIIAYQPTRGVDVGAIEFIHGQLLRQRGEGKAILLISLELEEVRSLSDGILVLCDGRIVGEVGPEATDEELGLLMAGRAG; encoded by the coding sequence ATGCGGGGGATCACCAAGACCTTCGGGGCGGTGAGGGCCAACGACGGCATCTCCATCTCGCTCCGCAGGGGGGAGGTGCTCGGCATCCTGGGGGAGAACGGGGCCGGCAAGTCCACCCTCATGAAGATCCTCTACGGGCTCTACTCGCCGGATGCGGGCGAGATCTTCCTGGACGGCGAGCGGGCCGAGATAAAGGACCCCAAGGACGCCGTGGAGCGGGGGATAGGGATGGTCCACCAGCACTTCACCCTCATCCCCCCGCTCACGGTGGCCGAGAACATCGTGCTGGGGGCCGAGCCGCGCCGGGGGCTCGCGGTGGATCTCCAGCGGGCGGTGCGCGAGACCGGGGAGCTGTGCGAGCGCTACGGGCTGCGGGTGGACCCGCGGGCGCGGGTGGCCGACCTCTCGGTGGGCGAGCAGCAGCGGGTGGAGATCCTCAAGGCGCTCTACCGGGAGGCGCGCATCCTGGTGCTGGACGAGCCCACGGCGGTGCTCACCCCCCAGGAGACGGAGGACCTCTTCTCCACCCTCAAGGAGCTGGTCGCCTCCGGGCTCTCCATCATCCTCATCACCCACAAGCTCGGCGAGCTGCTCGGGGTCTCGGACAGGATCACCATCATCCGCGACGGGCGGGTGGTGGACACCGTGCCGGCCGCGCGCACCGACGAGCGGGAGCTGGCCCGCCTCATGGTCGGCCGGGAGGTGCTGCTGCGGGTCGAGAAGGAGGAGGCGGAGCCCGGGGGGGTGCGGCTGCAGGCCGAGGGGCTCGTCGTCCGCTCCTCCCGGGGGACCGTGGCCGTGCGCGGGGTGAGCCTGGAGGTGCGGGGCGGCGAGATACTGGGGATCGCCGGGGTGGACGGCAACGGGCAGACCGAGCTGGCCGAGGCGCTCGCCGGGACCCGGCCCGCAGAGGGCGGCGCGGTGCGCCTGGACGGGGAGGACGTGACCCGGCTGGGGGCCAAGGCCCGCAAGCGGCGCGGGCTGGCCTACGTCCCCGAGGACCGGATGGCCAAGGGGCTCGTTCCGGACTTCGCGCTCTACGAGAACCACGCTCTCAAGACCTACGACGAGCCGCCCTACGCCTCGCGGTGGGGCTGGCTCCGCCCGGCCGCCATGCGGCGGCGGGCCGCCGAGGCGCTGCGGGCCTTCGACGTGCGCCCGCCCGACCCCGACCTCCCGGCGCGCTCCCTCTCCGGCGGCAACCAGCAGAAGGCCATCCTGGCCCGCGAGCTCTCCGGCGACCCCGGCGTCATAATCGCCTACCAGCCCACCCGCGGGGTGGACGTCGGGGCCATCGAGTTCATCCACGGCCAGCTGCTGCGGCAGCGCGGCGAGGGGAAGGCGATACTCCTGATCTCGCTGGAGCTCGAGGAGGTCCGTTCGCTCTCCGACGGGATCCTGGTGCTCTGCGACGGCCGGATCGTCGGGGAGGTGGGGCCGGAGGCCACCGACGAGGAGCTGGGCCTGCTGATGGCCGGGAGGGCCGGGTGA
- the sufD gene encoding Fe-S cluster assembly protein SufD, translating to MSTNGVPEVLRRKGIGIEAVKALAAFKDEPGWLREKRLAAWRTFEEIPMPTMRDEAWRYTDVSDVRFEEYVPYAPSPDVEREGDLPDAVQRLIKEGEENSALLVQHNSETTYARTDEALRARGVIFTDLHTALREHGELVRERLFRLVPEGYDKFAALSAAAFSGGSFLYVPRGVEVEVPIQSYRWLDVAGSIMPRTLVIVEEGASVTYIDEYASEDGEEPALSNGAVELFVGQGAHLQYVSLQNWARNVVHFNTIRSQAEKDATINSLVVSFGAQLSRTNVEAGLTAPGSDSEMLGLYFADEDQLIDHHTLQDHIAPQAHSDLLYKGALRDESLTVFSGLIRVEPGAQKTDAYQTNRNLILGTDEAMAVSLPNLEIMADDVKCSHGATTGQVDDLELFYLMSRGIPRIEAEKLVVFGFFGEVTSRIPLRGLKEKLDRAIEEKIGLGFEERVA from the coding sequence ATGAGCACGAACGGCGTGCCGGAGGTACTGAGGCGCAAGGGGATAGGGATTGAGGCGGTCAAGGCGCTCGCCGCCTTCAAGGACGAGCCGGGCTGGCTGCGGGAGAAGCGCCTTGCGGCCTGGCGGACCTTCGAGGAGATCCCGATGCCCACCATGCGCGACGAGGCGTGGCGCTACACCGACGTCTCGGACGTGCGCTTCGAGGAGTACGTGCCCTACGCCCCGAGCCCCGACGTGGAGCGCGAGGGGGACCTCCCGGACGCCGTGCAGCGGCTCATAAAGGAGGGCGAGGAGAACTCGGCGCTCCTGGTGCAGCACAACTCCGAGACCACCTACGCCCGCACGGACGAGGCGCTGCGCGCCCGGGGCGTCATCTTCACCGACCTGCACACCGCCCTCAGGGAGCACGGGGAGCTGGTGCGGGAGAGGCTCTTCAGGCTCGTCCCCGAGGGCTACGACAAGTTCGCCGCGCTCTCGGCGGCGGCCTTCTCCGGCGGGTCGTTCCTGTACGTGCCGCGCGGGGTCGAGGTGGAGGTCCCGATCCAGAGCTACCGGTGGCTCGACGTGGCCGGCTCGATCATGCCGCGCACCCTCGTGATCGTCGAGGAGGGGGCCTCGGTGACCTACATCGACGAGTACGCCTCCGAGGACGGCGAGGAGCCGGCCCTCTCCAACGGCGCGGTCGAGCTCTTCGTGGGCCAGGGGGCCCACCTGCAGTACGTCTCGCTGCAGAACTGGGCGCGCAACGTCGTCCACTTCAACACCATCCGCAGCCAGGCGGAGAAGGACGCCACCATCAACAGCCTGGTGGTCTCCTTCGGGGCCCAGCTCTCCAGGACCAACGTGGAGGCGGGGCTCACCGCCCCCGGCAGCGACTCGGAGATGCTCGGCCTCTACTTCGCCGACGAGGACCAGCTCATAGACCACCACACCCTGCAGGACCACATCGCCCCCCAGGCCCACTCCGACCTCCTGTACAAGGGGGCCCTGCGGGACGAGTCGCTCACCGTCTTCTCCGGCCTCATCCGGGTAGAGCCCGGGGCGCAGAAGACCGACGCCTACCAGACCAACCGCAACCTCATCCTGGGCACCGACGAGGCGATGGCCGTCTCCCTGCCGAACCTGGAGATCATGGCCGACGACGTGAAGTGCTCCCACGGGGCGACCACCGGGCAGGTGGACGACCTGGAGCTCTTCTACCTGATGAGCCGCGGCATCCCGCGCATCGAGGCGGAGAAGCTCGTGGTCTTCGGGTTCTTCGGGGAGGTGACGAGCCGTATCCCCCTCAGGGGCCTCAAGGAGAAGCTGGACCGGGCGATCGAGGAGAAGATCGGCCTGGGCTTCGAGGAGCGGGTGGCTTGA
- a CDS encoding ABC transporter permease: MEELLGGLAPLLASMVRNATPLVFAALGGMFSERSGVVNIGLEGLMLISAFAGVAGAFYSGSAWVGLLFALGAGLGFALIHALMSITFEADQIISGTAINLLALGGTGFLMELVFGRSGTSPRVQGFEPVAIPVLSEIPVVGRAFFDQSLLVYLMYAMVPLTYLLVFRTPFGLRLRGTGEAPEAVDTAGVSVARMRYYGVALSGLLAALGGVYLSMGILSAFTEGMTNGRGFIALAALIFGRWNPVGAAGAAFLFGLAQAFIFQAPQDVIPLEFLQMIPYVLTIVVLAGFGGRAVAPAAIGKPYRKE; encoded by the coding sequence ATGGAGGAGCTGCTCGGCGGGCTGGCCCCCCTGCTGGCCTCGATGGTCCGCAACGCCACCCCGCTGGTCTTCGCCGCGCTGGGGGGGATGTTCAGCGAGCGCAGCGGGGTGGTCAACATCGGGCTCGAGGGCCTCATGCTCATAAGCGCCTTCGCGGGGGTGGCCGGGGCCTTCTACTCCGGGAGCGCGTGGGTCGGCCTGCTGTTCGCGCTGGGCGCGGGGCTGGGCTTCGCCCTGATCCACGCCCTCATGAGCATCACCTTCGAGGCCGACCAGATCATCTCCGGCACCGCGATAAACCTGCTCGCCCTGGGCGGCACGGGCTTTCTGATGGAGCTGGTCTTCGGCCGGTCGGGCACCTCGCCGCGGGTGCAGGGCTTCGAGCCGGTGGCTATCCCCGTCCTCTCGGAGATCCCGGTCGTGGGCCGGGCCTTCTTCGACCAGAGCCTGCTGGTCTACCTGATGTACGCGATGGTCCCCCTCACCTACCTGCTGGTCTTCCGCACCCCCTTCGGGCTGCGGCTGCGGGGCACCGGCGAGGCCCCGGAGGCCGTGGACACCGCGGGGGTGAGCGTGGCCAGGATGCGCTACTACGGGGTGGCCCTCTCCGGGCTGCTCGCGGCCCTGGGCGGGGTGTACCTCTCCATGGGGATACTCTCGGCCTTCACGGAGGGGATGACCAACGGGCGGGGGTTCATCGCGCTGGCGGCCCTGATCTTCGGCCGCTGGAACCCGGTGGGGGCCGCGGGGGCGGCCTTCCTCTTCGGGCTGGCGCAGGCCTTTATCTTCCAGGCGCCACAGGACGTGATCCCGCTGGAGTTCCTGCAGATGATCCCCTACGTGCTGACGATCGTCGTGCTGGCGGGCTTCGGGGGCCGGGCAGTGGCCCCGGCGGCGATCGGCAAGCCCTACCGCAAGGAGTAG
- a CDS encoding response regulator encodes MSGEGRVRLLICDDHPVVRAGLRGMLAGEQDLEVAGEAANGREAVELARSLRPDLVLMDLRMPEMDGVAATERILAELSQTRVLVLTTYDSDADILRAVEAGASGYLLKDAPREELFAAIRAAMAGESPLDPAVASRLMRRVRTPPENALSGREIEVLDLVAQGASNREIARQLWISETTVKTHLLHIYEKLGVADRTAAVTAAIKRGIIRL; translated from the coding sequence TTGAGCGGGGAGGGGAGGGTGCGCCTCCTGATCTGCGACGACCACCCGGTCGTCCGCGCGGGGCTGCGCGGGATGCTCGCCGGGGAGCAGGACCTGGAGGTGGCGGGGGAGGCCGCAAACGGCCGGGAGGCCGTGGAGCTCGCCCGCTCGCTGCGCCCCGACCTGGTGCTGATGGACCTCCGGATGCCCGAGATGGACGGGGTGGCCGCCACCGAGAGGATCCTCGCCGAGCTCTCGCAGACCCGGGTGCTCGTCCTCACCACCTACGACTCGGACGCGGACATCCTGCGGGCCGTGGAGGCGGGGGCGAGCGGCTACCTGCTCAAGGACGCCCCGCGGGAGGAGCTCTTCGCCGCGATTCGCGCCGCCATGGCCGGGGAGTCGCCGCTGGACCCGGCCGTGGCCTCCCGGCTCATGCGCCGGGTGCGCACCCCGCCCGAGAACGCCCTCAGCGGCCGCGAGATAGAGGTGCTGGACCTGGTCGCCCAGGGCGCGAGCAACCGCGAGATCGCCCGGCAGCTGTGGATCAGCGAGACCACCGTCAAGACCCACCTGCTGCACATCTACGAGAAGCTGGGCGTCGCAGACCGTACCGCCGCGGTCACCGCCGCCATAAAGCGCGGGATCATCCGGCTCTAG
- a CDS encoding sensor histidine kinase — protein MRWRLVLPAGVSAGLLSYVFSVFLISLYAATGAIAGALGVPRQPDAERFGLLVADYGMPLLFVLLVVPAALVVGRRTGGAGPLHGALAGLAAAATHQAVGLLFGPPDPNELLVYPALGLGGGLLGGARGRAARSGEQALRDANRALAAARSARQVAAALGEHLAGLGVTSLCLWSCTGEGPARLLAEWAPGGSAGGPPLDPSALPERPPAPLRVPVSSLPPGERSPLEGRGVGSVLVVPLSPPGGGFRGLLTVASRRRRAFSRSDVRTYAAAAGMAALVLENLRLVERARRAGVLEERQRLAHEIHDTLAQGFTSIVTNLEAAGGALQRDRAALRRHLEQALAVARESLSEARRLVWALRPEPLEEAPLPEALRRLAARWSSSSGIPARVLVTGEPRALPADPEVTLLRVAQEALANVRKHARAGRVAITLSYIGDRVALDVRDDGVGFDPAAPSPGDDGSGFGLRSMRERVGRAGGTLSVESAPGEGTVLSAEVPAAGAAEPVGGAG, from the coding sequence GTGAGGTGGCGGCTGGTGCTTCCGGCCGGGGTCTCCGCGGGCCTCCTCTCGTACGTCTTCTCGGTCTTCCTGATCAGCCTGTACGCCGCCACCGGCGCGATAGCCGGTGCGCTGGGCGTGCCCCGGCAGCCGGACGCGGAGCGCTTCGGCCTGCTCGTGGCGGACTACGGGATGCCGCTGCTCTTCGTGCTGCTGGTCGTCCCGGCCGCGCTGGTGGTGGGGCGCAGGACGGGAGGGGCGGGGCCGCTGCACGGGGCGCTGGCCGGCCTCGCCGCCGCCGCCACCCACCAGGCGGTGGGCCTGCTCTTCGGGCCGCCGGACCCGAACGAGCTGCTTGTCTACCCGGCCCTCGGGCTCGGCGGGGGGCTGCTGGGCGGTGCCCGGGGCCGGGCCGCGCGCTCGGGCGAGCAGGCGCTGCGCGACGCCAACCGGGCCCTCGCCGCGGCCCGCAGCGCCCGGCAGGTCGCCGCCGCCCTGGGGGAGCACCTAGCGGGCTTGGGCGTGACGAGCCTCTGCCTCTGGTCCTGCACCGGCGAGGGCCCGGCGCGGCTCCTCGCGGAGTGGGCGCCCGGGGGCTCTGCCGGCGGGCCGCCGCTGGACCCCTCCGCCTTGCCCGAGCGGCCCCCCGCCCCGCTCAGGGTCCCGGTCTCCTCCCTGCCGCCCGGGGAGCGCTCGCCGCTGGAAGGCCGGGGCGTGGGCTCGGTGCTCGTGGTGCCGCTGTCGCCGCCCGGCGGCGGGTTCCGCGGCCTCCTGACGGTCGCCTCCCGCCGCAGGCGGGCCTTCTCCCGCTCGGACGTGCGCACCTACGCCGCCGCCGCCGGGATGGCCGCCCTCGTGCTGGAGAACCTGCGGCTGGTCGAGCGGGCCCGGCGCGCCGGGGTGCTCGAGGAGCGCCAGCGCCTGGCGCACGAGATCCACGACACCCTCGCCCAGGGCTTCACGAGCATCGTCACCAACCTCGAGGCCGCCGGGGGGGCGCTGCAGCGGGACCGCGCCGCCCTCCGGCGGCACCTGGAGCAGGCCCTCGCGGTCGCCCGCGAGAGCCTCTCCGAGGCCCGGCGGCTGGTCTGGGCCCTGAGGCCGGAGCCGCTGGAGGAGGCACCCCTCCCCGAGGCGCTGCGGCGGCTGGCGGCCCGCTGGTCCTCCTCGTCCGGGATACCCGCCAGGGTCCTGGTCACGGGCGAGCCGCGCGCCCTGCCGGCGGACCCGGAGGTGACGCTGCTGCGGGTCGCCCAGGAGGCCCTCGCCAACGTCCGCAAGCACGCGCGGGCCGGGCGGGTCGCCATAACGCTCTCCTACATCGGCGACCGGGTGGCGCTGGACGTCCGGGACGACGGCGTGGGCTTCGACCCGGCCGCCCCCTCCCCTGGGGACGACGGGAGCGGCTTCGGCCTGAGGTCCATGCGCGAGCGGGTCGGGCGCGCGGGCGGCACGCTCTCCGTCGAGAGCGCCCCCGGAGAGGGCACGGTGCTCTCCGCCGAGGTGCCCGCCGCCGGAGCGGCGGAGCCCGTGGGGGGCGCGGGTTGA
- the sufU gene encoding Fe-S cluster assembly sulfur transfer protein SufU, whose amino-acid sequence MMRDLYGQVIMDHYRRPRNRGELEDADLTRHLLNPLCGDEVTVYARFEGDRVAEASFTGRGCSISQASASMMTERLRGKSREEAEAEISRFKRMMTGEEEFPEGDDLAALKGVIQYPSRIRCATLAWEAFQQGLEEKGAP is encoded by the coding sequence ATGATGCGCGACCTTTACGGCCAGGTCATCATGGACCACTACCGGCGCCCCCGCAACCGGGGCGAGCTGGAGGATGCCGACCTCACCCGGCACCTCCTCAACCCCCTCTGCGGCGACGAGGTGACCGTCTACGCCAGGTTCGAGGGGGACCGGGTGGCCGAGGCGAGCTTTACGGGCCGGGGCTGCTCCATCTCGCAGGCCTCGGCCTCCATGATGACCGAGCGGCTCCGGGGCAAGAGCCGCGAGGAGGCGGAGGCGGAGATCTCCCGCTTCAAGCGGATGATGACCGGGGAGGAGGAGTTCCCCGAGGGAGACGACCTCGCCGCGCTGAAGGGCGTGATCCAATACCCCTCCCGCATCCGCTGCGCCACCCTGGCCTGGGAGGCCTTCCAGCAGGGGCTCGAGGAGAAGGGCGCCCCGTAA
- a CDS encoding ABC transporter permease has translation MSAGRGGLSSALRAALGRAAGALVFPLVAIALALAVGAVIVLATGNNPLAAYRALAVGAVGSPAAIGRTLLNATPLIFTGLAVAVAFRAGLFNIGGEGQLYIGAITAAILGVSLGFLGPLAIPVVLLACLLTGFLWGAIPGLLKARFGAHEVITTIMLNFVAINLATYLALKPFRTEGLVPGTDFIDAAARIPTIGLGLGRANYGLFVALVAAAAVYLLLWRTTLGFRLRAVGLSPGAANYAGMSIGTSTVLALAIGGAMAGLGGGVEVMGVYGKMSIPFVSNLGFNGIGVALLGRNHPAGVVLGALLFGGLASGAQELQFETDVPLDLADVLLAIILLLVTATRLVELIFGKRVREMASGTRLDEGLAS, from the coding sequence GTGAGCGCGGGCCGGGGCGGGCTCTCTTCCGCCCTCCGGGCGGCACTGGGGAGGGCCGCCGGGGCGCTCGTCTTCCCCCTCGTCGCCATAGCGCTGGCGCTCGCGGTGGGGGCGGTGATCGTGCTGGCCACCGGCAACAACCCGCTCGCGGCCTACCGGGCGCTCGCGGTGGGGGCGGTTGGCTCTCCGGCGGCCATCGGCCGGACGCTGCTCAACGCCACCCCCCTCATCTTCACCGGGCTTGCGGTGGCCGTGGCCTTCAGGGCCGGGCTGTTCAACATCGGGGGCGAGGGGCAGCTGTACATCGGGGCCATCACCGCGGCCATACTCGGGGTCTCGCTGGGGTTTCTGGGGCCGCTGGCGATCCCGGTCGTGCTGCTCGCCTGCCTCCTGACCGGCTTTCTGTGGGGGGCCATACCGGGGCTGCTCAAGGCGCGCTTCGGGGCGCACGAGGTGATCACGACGATCATGCTGAACTTCGTGGCCATCAACCTGGCCACCTACCTGGCGCTCAAGCCCTTCCGGACCGAGGGGCTCGTCCCGGGCACGGACTTTATCGACGCCGCGGCGCGCATCCCGACGATCGGGCTCGGGCTGGGCCGGGCGAACTACGGGCTCTTCGTCGCGCTGGTTGCCGCGGCGGCCGTCTACCTGCTGCTGTGGCGGACCACGCTGGGCTTCAGGCTGCGGGCGGTGGGCCTCTCGCCCGGGGCGGCCAACTACGCCGGGATGAGCATCGGGACCAGCACCGTCCTCGCCCTGGCCATCGGGGGGGCCATGGCCGGGCTCGGGGGAGGGGTGGAGGTGATGGGCGTCTACGGGAAGATGTCCATCCCCTTCGTCTCCAACCTGGGGTTCAACGGGATTGGGGTGGCGCTGCTCGGGCGCAATCACCCGGCGGGGGTGGTGCTGGGGGCGCTGCTCTTCGGGGGGCTGGCCTCCGGGGCGCAGGAGCTGCAGTTCGAGACGGACGTGCCGCTGGACCTCGCCGACGTGCTCCTGGCCATAATCCTCTTGCTCGTGACCGCCACGAGGCTGGTGGAGCTGATCTTCGGCAAGCGGGTGCGCGAGATGGCCTCGGGGACCCGCCTGGACGAGGGGCTGGCCTCCTGA
- a CDS encoding cysteine desulfurase codes for MYDVLKVRRDFPILEREVNGRPLVYLDNAATSQKPLQVIRTLSRYYERHNANIHRGVHRLAEEATGLYEEARGKVARFIGAPDPRGLVFTRGTTESINLVAHAWGRKNLREGDEVVLTEAEHHSNLVPWQLAARDTGARLRFIPVLDDGTLDMEAAEHLIGPRTRLVGCVHASNVLGTVNPVERLAELAHEAGALMLVDGAQSAPHLPVDVTSLGCDFFAASGHKMLGPTGVGFLWARPELLEEMEPFLGGGEMIREVRLERSTWNEIPYKFEAGTMNIAQAIGLGAAVDYLGSLGMESVREHERRLGAYAYRRLAGVEGITLYGPAENRTGVVAFNLPEVHPHDLSQLLDQEGVAIRSGHHCCQPLMRRLGVVATARASLYLYNTEEEVEALVEAIARAREFFEAPA; via the coding sequence ATGTACGACGTCCTCAAGGTGCGGCGCGACTTTCCCATCCTCGAGCGGGAGGTGAACGGCCGCCCGCTCGTCTACCTGGACAACGCGGCGACCTCCCAGAAGCCGCTGCAGGTCATCCGGACCCTCTCCCGGTACTACGAGCGGCACAACGCCAACATCCACCGCGGCGTCCACCGCCTGGCCGAGGAGGCCACCGGGCTCTACGAGGAGGCGCGCGGCAAGGTGGCCCGCTTTATCGGGGCTCCCGACCCCCGCGGCCTCGTCTTCACGCGGGGGACCACCGAGTCCATAAACCTCGTCGCCCACGCCTGGGGCAGAAAGAACCTGCGCGAGGGCGACGAGGTGGTGCTCACCGAGGCCGAGCACCACTCCAACCTGGTGCCCTGGCAGCTCGCCGCGCGGGACACCGGCGCGAGGCTTCGCTTCATCCCGGTCCTGGACGACGGCACGCTGGACATGGAGGCGGCGGAGCACCTGATCGGGCCGCGGACGCGGCTCGTGGGCTGCGTGCACGCCTCCAACGTGCTCGGCACGGTCAACCCGGTGGAGCGGCTGGCGGAGCTGGCGCACGAGGCGGGGGCCCTGATGCTGGTCGACGGGGCGCAGAGCGCGCCGCACCTGCCGGTGGACGTAACCTCTCTGGGCTGCGACTTCTTCGCGGCGAGCGGGCACAAGATGCTCGGGCCGACCGGGGTGGGATTCCTGTGGGCCCGCCCCGAGCTTCTCGAGGAGATGGAGCCGTTCCTCGGCGGGGGCGAGATGATCCGGGAGGTCCGCCTGGAGCGTTCCACCTGGAACGAGATCCCCTACAAGTTCGAGGCCGGGACGATGAACATCGCCCAGGCGATCGGGCTGGGGGCCGCCGTGGACTACCTGGGCTCCCTGGGGATGGAGAGCGTCCGGGAGCACGAGCGGCGCCTCGGGGCGTACGCCTACCGCCGGCTCGCCGGGGTCGAGGGGATCACCCTCTACGGCCCGGCGGAGAACCGGACGGGGGTCGTGGCCTTCAACCTCCCCGAGGTGCACCCGCACGACCTCTCCCAGCTCCTGGACCAGGAGGGCGTCGCCATAAGGAGCGGCCACCACTGCTGCCAGCCGCTGATGCGCCGCCTCGGGGTGGTGGCGACCGCCCGGGCCAGCCTCTACCTGTACAACACGGAGGAGGAGGTGGAGGCGCTGGTCGAGGCCATCGCCCGCGCCCGCGAGTTCTTCGAGGCGCCGGCATGA